A stretch of Bifidobacterium sp. ESL0704 DNA encodes these proteins:
- a CDS encoding glycyl-radical enzyme activating protein, with protein sequence MLESAIVFNVQKFSLNDGPGIRTVVFLKGCPLRCGWCSNPESQKKTPEIEWDERSCDGCDASDALARKVGFIKTGARRGPDVTRLQIGDAQVDEALKDCPGLSVVGVRRTSDDVLEECLQDEPFYEEGGGGVTLSGGEPLVWGHFCVELLDKLNARGVDTSIETTGHVPEKVFRAAIGHLDHIFMDMKQYDTDLHKRGTGVGNELILRNMAYAASTGKDLLIRTPVIPGFNDSLEDARGMARKLKAIGVDKVQLLPFHNFGESKYELLGREDYAFKGVPNTHPEDIEDFRQVYLDEGVEAFL encoded by the coding sequence ATGTTGGAATCAGCGATTGTTTTCAATGTTCAGAAATTCAGTCTTAACGACGGACCGGGCATACGAACCGTGGTCTTTCTCAAAGGCTGCCCATTGCGGTGCGGCTGGTGCTCCAATCCGGAGAGTCAGAAGAAGACTCCTGAGATTGAGTGGGATGAGCGTTCTTGCGATGGCTGTGACGCTTCCGATGCTCTCGCCCGTAAAGTCGGTTTCATTAAAACCGGTGCGCGGCGAGGGCCGGACGTGACTCGCCTGCAAATAGGCGACGCGCAGGTCGATGAAGCATTGAAGGATTGCCCCGGTCTCTCTGTTGTCGGAGTGAGGCGCACGAGTGATGACGTGCTTGAGGAATGTCTGCAGGATGAGCCGTTTTACGAGGAAGGTGGGGGAGGTGTCACGCTTTCCGGCGGTGAGCCGTTGGTTTGGGGACATTTCTGTGTCGAGCTGCTCGATAAGCTCAACGCTCGTGGCGTCGACACCAGTATCGAGACGACCGGTCATGTGCCCGAAAAGGTTTTCAGGGCAGCAATCGGGCATCTCGATCATATTTTCATGGATATGAAGCAATATGACACGGACCTTCACAAGCGGGGCACCGGTGTCGGCAACGAGCTGATTCTTAGGAACATGGCCTATGCGGCGTCAACGGGCAAAGACCTTTTGATTCGTACTCCCGTCATTCCCGGTTTCAATGACTCGCTTGAGGATGCAAGGGGCATGGCTCGTAAGCTCAAGGCAATAGGCGTCGATAAAGTGCAGCTGCTGCCGTTCCATAATTTCGGCGAATCAAAGTACGAGTTGCTGGGTCGCGAAGACTACGCGTTCAAGGGTGTACCCAACACGCATCCCGAAGATATCGAGGATTTCAGGCAGGTGTATCTTGATGAGGGCGTGGAGGCTTTCTTGTAG
- a CDS encoding MFS transporter, with protein MGSTMSQTVAPENGKTQHDEQSQTPKGAMKARVDVKHPNLTMLGLYLGAFLGMLSETAMNIALPALSKSFGIGQGTAQWMVVGYMLVIGIVLPFTSLLLKWVPSKPLLLFALAMFFIGSLISGLAPTSMFGVLLAGRMIQGISTGLALPMMFSVILEVFPLNKIGAAMGMAGLVVMFAPAIGPTLSGALIGAFSWRAIFFFFAVIAAVAFVCACIWMVNAYKLTRPKIDIISCIASILGFGGLVFGVSLISDIGFTWQVILILVIGIAAVAFYSYRQMHMANPIINLRAFGIRQFTTCALIVMMNFGITLATMYLMPQELQNGMGVAVAMTGLVMLPGGVVNALVSMLSGRLFDIVGPKWLVRGGLVLSMIGVVLLMLAGPTAPVAYIIFAHVILMIGVPMAMNPAQSSALASLPQHLSTDGSTILNTMQQVLGAVITAVATILLAAGQASSHTGGKAMAFVTGSRWGFAFALALAIVAFVISFGMAKQTKSDDASKR; from the coding sequence ATGGGTTCTACCATGTCGCAGACAGTTGCGCCCGAAAACGGGAAAACGCAGCATGACGAACAGTCGCAGACACCGAAAGGCGCGATGAAGGCACGCGTGGACGTCAAGCATCCGAACCTGACGATGCTCGGCCTTTATCTCGGGGCTTTTCTGGGCATGCTCAGCGAAACCGCGATGAACATCGCATTGCCGGCCCTGAGCAAAAGTTTCGGCATCGGCCAGGGTACCGCGCAGTGGATGGTGGTGGGCTACATGCTCGTCATCGGTATCGTGCTGCCGTTCACCAGCTTGCTGTTGAAGTGGGTGCCCTCCAAGCCGCTGCTGCTTTTCGCGCTGGCCATGTTCTTCATCGGCTCGTTGATCTCGGGCCTCGCGCCGACGTCTATGTTCGGCGTGCTGCTGGCAGGTCGTATGATTCAAGGCATCTCGACCGGCTTGGCTCTGCCGATGATGTTCTCCGTGATCCTTGAGGTCTTCCCCCTGAACAAGATCGGCGCGGCGATGGGCATGGCCGGTCTCGTGGTCATGTTCGCCCCGGCCATCGGCCCCACCCTTTCCGGTGCGTTGATCGGTGCGTTCTCGTGGCGTGCGATTTTCTTCTTCTTCGCGGTGATTGCAGCCGTCGCTTTCGTCTGCGCCTGCATCTGGATGGTCAACGCCTATAAGCTGACCCGTCCGAAAATCGACATCATCTCCTGCATCGCCTCGATTCTCGGCTTCGGCGGCCTGGTGTTCGGCGTAAGCCTGATCAGCGATATCGGCTTCACCTGGCAGGTCATCCTGATTCTCGTCATCGGCATCGCTGCGGTCGCCTTCTACAGCTACCGCCAGATGCATATGGCGAACCCCATCATCAATCTTCGTGCCTTCGGCATCCGCCAGTTCACCACCTGCGCCCTGATTGTGATGATGAACTTCGGCATCACCTTGGCCACCATGTACCTGATGCCGCAGGAACTGCAGAACGGCATGGGCGTGGCCGTGGCCATGACCGGCCTGGTGATGCTGCCCGGCGGTGTGGTCAACGCGCTGGTCTCCATGCTCTCCGGCCGCCTCTTCGACATCGTCGGCCCGAAGTGGCTTGTGCGTGGTGGCCTGGTGCTCTCCATGATCGGCGTTGTCCTGCTGATGCTGGCAGGCCCGACCGCTCCTGTGGCATACATCATCTTCGCGCATGTCATCCTGATGATCGGCGTCCCGATGGCGATGAACCCGGCCCAGTCCTCGGCGCTCGCCTCGCTGCCGCAGCACCTGTCGACCGATGGCTCCACCATCTTGAACACCATGCAGCAGGTCTTGGGCGCGGTCATCACCGCCGTGGCCACCATTCTGCTGGCTGCCGGCCAAGCCTCCTCGCACACCGGCGGCAAGGCGATGGCCTTCGTTACCGGCTCGCGCTGGGGCTTCGCCTTCGCGCTGGCGCTGGCCATCGTCGCGTTCGTCATCTCCTTCGGCATGGCCAAGCAAACCAAGTCGGATGACGCCTCCAAGCGCTGA
- a CDS encoding ROK family protein: protein MKILAIDIGGTNIKYAYMLENSSITSRGSIPTPQEGRDELIAALTQLFKQEPGVQGIAISMPGIIDSDEGYCAMGGALRYNDDFYLRHELFSHCPVRIVMDNDAKCAATAEATVGALKDVSDGFVLLFGTMIGGGIIKNHVLHRGPHFSAGEVSYIITSHDEGPTREGVWGNQCGTPALCANYANIKGVDPDSINGVKFFEAVNAGEPDALDCLDHYAHDIAVQIFNIQNIVDPERFAIGGGISAQPAFIEAIRANLQKLYATCPYFVSQADVVSCKFRNDANLVGALQCYLRGVDEREYFVNKEDVDGSIEKSKQQSDGEEEKVPEGKVLVNNFQSE, encoded by the coding sequence ATGAAAATTCTGGCCATTGATATCGGCGGAACCAATATCAAATATGCGTATATGTTGGAGAACAGCTCGATTACCTCCCGTGGGTCGATTCCCACCCCGCAGGAAGGTCGTGATGAATTGATTGCGGCGTTGACTCAGCTTTTCAAGCAGGAGCCCGGGGTACAGGGCATTGCCATCTCGATGCCGGGCATCATTGATTCGGACGAGGGATATTGCGCGATGGGCGGAGCGTTGCGCTACAACGACGATTTTTATCTTCGTCATGAGCTGTTCAGCCATTGCCCGGTGCGTATCGTGATGGACAACGACGCGAAGTGCGCGGCCACCGCGGAGGCGACCGTCGGTGCGCTGAAGGATGTGAGCGATGGCTTTGTCCTGCTGTTCGGAACCATGATCGGCGGCGGCATCATCAAGAACCATGTGCTTCATCGCGGCCCGCACTTCTCGGCCGGCGAAGTGAGCTACATCATCACTTCGCACGATGAAGGGCCGACCCGTGAAGGGGTTTGGGGCAACCAATGTGGAACGCCTGCCCTGTGCGCGAATTATGCGAACATCAAGGGCGTGGATCCGGATTCCATCAATGGTGTGAAATTCTTTGAAGCGGTGAACGCGGGGGAGCCCGACGCGTTGGATTGCCTGGATCATTATGCCCACGACATCGCGGTGCAGATATTCAATATTCAGAACATCGTCGATCCGGAACGGTTTGCCATCGGTGGCGGCATCTCGGCTCAGCCTGCGTTCATCGAAGCCATACGCGCCAATCTGCAGAAGCTGTACGCGACTTGCCCGTACTTTGTCTCCCAGGCAGATGTGGTCAGCTGCAAATTCCGGAATGACGCCAACTTGGTGGGTGCTTTGCAATGTTACCTGCGTGGCGTCGACGAACGTGAATACTTCGTCAACAAGGAGGATGTGGACGGATCGATCGAAAAGTCGAAACAACAGTCCGACGGTGAAGAGGAAAAGGTACCTGAAGGCAAGGTGCTGGTCAACAACTTTCAAAGTGAGTGA
- a CDS encoding DeoR/GlpR family DNA-binding transcription regulator: METRTNRILELLTEHKRIEVAALAEELGVSEVTMRKDLSGLEKRGIIDREHGFAVLKSADNMESRLAYHYEEKLKIAKRAAQCVHDGDTVMIENGSTCALLAAELVSTKNDLTIITNSAFVAGYVRGKSQSQIILLGGIYQQTAQVMVGPMVERCLKGMYVDILFAGTDGYSEETGFANRDSLRAETVCDMAQHAGRVVVVTESSKFSRRGTVPLEFGDKDVATFTDAGLSDAARDMLDRHGVDIVTV, encoded by the coding sequence ATGGAAACGAGGACGAACCGGATTCTCGAGCTGCTCACCGAGCACAAACGTATCGAGGTCGCCGCGCTTGCCGAAGAACTCGGGGTTTCCGAAGTCACCATGCGCAAGGATCTGAGTGGACTCGAAAAGCGCGGCATCATCGATCGTGAGCACGGATTCGCCGTGCTGAAAAGCGCTGACAACATGGAGAGTCGGCTTGCCTACCATTACGAAGAAAAGCTGAAAATCGCCAAGCGTGCAGCGCAGTGTGTCCATGATGGCGATACGGTGATGATCGAGAACGGCAGCACCTGTGCTTTGCTGGCCGCTGAACTGGTTTCGACCAAAAACGATCTCACCATCATCACCAACAGCGCGTTTGTCGCCGGATATGTGCGTGGCAAATCCCAAAGCCAAATCATCCTTTTGGGTGGAATATACCAGCAGACGGCGCAGGTCATGGTCGGACCGATGGTTGAGCGTTGTCTGAAGGGCATGTACGTCGATATTCTGTTCGCCGGCACCGACGGTTACAGCGAGGAGACAGGATTTGCAAACCGTGATTCCCTGCGGGCCGAGACCGTGTGCGATATGGCGCAACATGCAGGCCGTGTGGTTGTGGTCACCGAAAGCAGCAAGTTCTCGAGACGGGGTACCGTGCCTCTTGAATTCGGAGACAAAGATGTCGCCACATTCACCGATGCCGGACTTTCGGATGCAGCCAGGGACATGCTGGACCGGCACGGTGTCGACATCGTCACGGTCTGA
- a CDS encoding glycyl radical protein, translating to MSDSHFGKLTDRMNSFRDQLLDAVPQIDVDRAMITTKVYQEQQDQPLAIKRAIMLKEILEQMPIFIEPETVIAGNQASKNRSAPIFPEYAMDWVIDELDQFEKRDGDVFTITEENKEKLRSIYPFWKHNTLQDRGLAAFPPHSKLFYDLGIIKSEGNITSGDAHCAVNYEGLLKLGLKDYARRAQEKLDALDLTDYRNIHKSYFYRAILIVVDAVKEFAGRYASLARQQATECSQRGDERRASELCGMAEALDHVPYEPAHTLREAVQSVWLIHLTLQLESNGHSLSYGRMDQYLWPYYENDLKTGRITADEADELMCNLWLKTFTINKVRPWSHTQFSAGSPLYQNVTVGGQKLVDGEARDATNPMSWLILKSVAQCHLTQPNLTVRYHENLPDDFMNECIEVVRCGFGMPAFNDDEVIIPSFIEKGVTREDAYNYSAIGCVETAVPGKWGYRCTGMSFLNFPKALLIAMNNGVDPQSGKKLVEGTGHFKDFTSFDQVMQCWDKVIREMCRQCVIIDATCDMVLEHDTADILCSCLTDDCIERGLNMKEGGAVYDFISDLQVGIANLADSLAAMKKVVFEEKKVTPEELWDAMQDNWQGEKNEHIRELMKAAPKYGNDDDYVDSLIRQAYDIYIDEMKKYHNTRYGRGPIGGIYYAGTSSISANVPQGAGTLATPDGRAAGEPLAEGCSPSHSADQHGPTAVFKSVSKLPTDDITGGVLLNQKMTPQVLSKMENRQKLALLTRAFFDKLHGYHVQYNVVSRETLLDAQVHPEKHRDLIVRVAGYSAFFVVLSKATQDDIIERTEQTL from the coding sequence ATGAGTGATTCACATTTTGGAAAGCTCACTGACAGGATGAACTCTTTCCGCGATCAGCTGTTGGATGCAGTGCCGCAGATCGATGTCGATCGGGCGATGATCACGACCAAGGTCTATCAGGAGCAGCAGGATCAGCCTTTGGCCATCAAACGTGCCATTATGCTCAAGGAGATTCTTGAACAGATGCCGATTTTCATTGAGCCCGAGACGGTTATCGCCGGCAACCAGGCTTCGAAGAACAGGTCGGCGCCGATTTTCCCGGAATATGCGATGGACTGGGTGATCGATGAACTCGACCAGTTTGAAAAGCGCGATGGCGATGTGTTCACCATCACGGAGGAAAACAAGGAAAAGCTGCGTTCCATCTATCCGTTCTGGAAGCACAACACGCTTCAGGACCGCGGATTGGCGGCCTTCCCTCCCCATTCCAAGCTGTTCTACGACCTCGGCATCATCAAGTCCGAAGGCAACATCACCTCGGGCGACGCCCATTGCGCCGTCAATTATGAGGGATTGCTGAAGCTGGGACTGAAGGATTATGCGCGTCGCGCCCAGGAAAAGCTTGACGCTCTCGATCTGACGGATTACCGCAACATTCATAAGAGCTACTTCTATCGGGCCATTCTCATCGTGGTCGATGCCGTCAAGGAATTCGCCGGTCGATATGCCTCGTTGGCTCGCCAGCAAGCCACGGAATGCTCGCAGAGGGGCGACGAACGTCGTGCTTCGGAACTGTGTGGGATGGCCGAGGCACTGGATCATGTGCCGTATGAGCCGGCACATACCTTGCGCGAAGCGGTGCAATCGGTCTGGCTGATCCACCTCACGCTGCAGCTCGAGTCCAACGGCCATTCACTTTCGTATGGTCGTATGGATCAATATCTGTGGCCGTACTATGAAAACGATCTGAAGACCGGTCGGATCACGGCGGACGAGGCCGATGAGCTGATGTGCAATCTGTGGCTCAAGACCTTCACCATCAACAAGGTCCGCCCGTGGAGCCACACCCAGTTCTCCGCAGGTTCACCGCTCTACCAGAATGTCACCGTGGGTGGCCAGAAGCTGGTGGACGGCGAAGCGCGCGATGCCACCAACCCCATGAGCTGGCTGATCCTGAAGTCTGTGGCCCAGTGCCATCTCACCCAGCCGAACCTCACCGTCCGTTATCATGAGAACCTTCCGGACGATTTCATGAACGAGTGCATCGAAGTCGTCCGTTGCGGTTTCGGCATGCCCGCCTTCAACGACGACGAGGTCATCATTCCCAGCTTCATCGAAAAAGGTGTGACCCGCGAGGACGCCTACAATTATTCCGCTATCGGCTGCGTGGAAACGGCAGTGCCGGGCAAATGGGGCTATCGTTGCACCGGCATGAGCTTCCTCAATTTCCCGAAGGCGTTGCTGATTGCCATGAACAACGGCGTCGACCCTCAAAGCGGCAAGAAGCTCGTTGAAGGCACTGGGCATTTCAAGGACTTCACAAGTTTCGATCAGGTCATGCAGTGCTGGGATAAGGTCATTCGTGAGATGTGCCGGCAGTGTGTCATCATCGACGCGACCTGCGATATGGTACTTGAACACGACACGGCGGATATCCTCTGCTCCTGCCTGACCGACGATTGCATCGAACGCGGCCTGAACATGAAGGAAGGCGGAGCCGTCTACGACTTCATCTCCGATCTGCAGGTGGGCATCGCCAATCTCGCCGATTCTCTCGCGGCCATGAAGAAAGTGGTCTTCGAAGAGAAGAAGGTGACGCCTGAAGAGCTCTGGGATGCCATGCAGGACAATTGGCAGGGCGAAAAGAACGAACATATCCGTGAGCTGATGAAGGCCGCGCCGAAGTACGGCAACGACGATGATTATGTTGATTCGCTGATTCGTCAGGCCTATGACATCTATATCGACGAAATGAAGAAGTACCACAACACCAGGTATGGTCGCGGCCCGATCGGTGGCATCTACTATGCCGGTACCAGCTCGATTTCGGCGAATGTTCCCCAGGGCGCCGGGACACTGGCCACTCCCGACGGCCGTGCCGCGGGTGAGCCCCTCGCCGAAGGTTGCAGCCCTTCGCATTCCGCCGATCAGCACGGCCCGACCGCCGTGTTCAAGTCGGTCTCCAAGCTACCCACCGATGACATCACCGGAGGCGTGCTGCTCAACCAGAAGATGACTCCGCAGGTGCTTTCGAAGATGGAGAACAGGCAGAAACTCGCTTTGCTGACCCGTGCGTTCTTCGACAAGCTTCACGGCTACCACGTGCAATACAACGTCGTCTCCCGCGAAACGTTGCTTGATGCGCAGGTCCATCCTGAAAAGCATCGTGATCTGATCGTTCGCGTCGCCGGTTACAGCGCGTTCTTCGTGGTGCTGTCCAAGGCGACCCAGGACGACATCATCGAGCGGACGGAACAGACGCTGTAA
- a CDS encoding transaldolase family protein, with product MKLIIDDADTEAIKRLVEYYPIDGVTTNPSILAKAGRPPFEVLHEIRSIIGPDRELHAQVVARDAKGMVADAHRIVKELGDNTFPKVPSVPEGFKAIKQLSGEGINVTATAIYTPLQAFIAAKAGAVYAAPYINRIDNMGYDGVGVACKIHDIFKANNLHCEVLAASFKNSQQVLDLAVHGVGAATIASSVIDSLTKNAAIDAAVDDFVADFEGLVGSGKTMATL from the coding sequence ATGAAACTCATCATTGATGATGCGGATACCGAGGCCATCAAACGCTTGGTCGAGTATTATCCGATCGATGGTGTGACCACCAACCCCTCGATTCTGGCGAAGGCCGGACGCCCGCCTTTCGAGGTGCTGCACGAGATTCGCTCGATTATCGGGCCGGATCGCGAGCTGCACGCGCAGGTGGTCGCCAGAGACGCCAAAGGCATGGTCGCCGATGCCCATCGGATCGTCAAGGAGCTGGGAGACAACACGTTCCCCAAGGTTCCGAGCGTTCCGGAAGGGTTCAAGGCCATCAAGCAGTTGTCGGGCGAAGGCATCAACGTGACTGCGACCGCGATCTATACGCCTTTGCAGGCGTTCATAGCGGCGAAGGCCGGAGCGGTATATGCCGCCCCGTACATCAACCGCATCGACAATATGGGTTACGACGGAGTCGGCGTCGCGTGCAAGATCCACGACATCTTCAAAGCCAACAACCTGCATTGCGAAGTCCTCGCGGCGAGCTTCAAGAACTCGCAGCAGGTGCTTGACCTGGCAGTTCATGGTGTGGGCGCTGCGACGATAGCGTCTTCGGTCATCGACTCGCTGACCAAGAACGCTGCAATCGATGCGGCAGTAGATGATTTCGTGGCCGATTTCGAAGGTCTTGTCGGCTCCGGAAAGACTATGGCCACTCTGTAG
- the rpmB gene encoding 50S ribosomal protein L28, which translates to MAARCAVCGKGPQTGYSVSHSHIRNKRTFNPNLQSVHTTIDGQNVRVRVCAKCLKAGKVQRVVA; encoded by the coding sequence ATGGCAGCTCGTTGCGCAGTGTGCGGCAAGGGACCGCAGACCGGTTACAGCGTTTCGCATTCACATATCCGCAATAAGCGCACCTTCAACCCGAACCTTCAGTCGGTTCACACCACTATCGACGGACAGAACGTCCGCGTTCGCGTGTGCGCCAAGTGCCTCAAGGCAGGCAAGGTTCAGCGCGTGGTTGCGTGA
- a CDS encoding PTS transporter subunit EIIC, whose amino-acid sequence MAKKKSLLNVVIDGISGIFLPIVNLLSAAGIMKGVLIILTSCKVLDASGNTYLVLDAMASCVFTFLPVMLAYTSAKQFKTNPYIAVVIACLMLYPALVKVQEKGTTLSFFGIPMLGVKYASSVLPIILAIGLLRFVQQWLDKVLPEVIRGFLTPLICVLFVGSVTLLLFGPFGKVVGDGLAAGYEWVYALSPIVAGLLLGAAVQPMVIFGFHWSLILIGMNNLAVSGRDTVLALMGPPVFAQAGAALAVMLKSHDAPFKTTCISASISALFGITEPAMFGVNLPRKMPLAAVCIGGGVGGAIAGYSGVQAHAFALPSIATLPVFFGHGFVTYVISCVVAMVVAFLLTLVFKFPVDNLDDENDEVRSEEDREMLEENSQAEGETSANSEVGIAADVIATAKP is encoded by the coding sequence ATGGCCAAGAAAAAGAGTTTGCTGAACGTCGTCATCGATGGTATTTCCGGGATTTTCCTGCCGATTGTGAACCTGCTTTCCGCGGCGGGCATCATGAAGGGTGTGCTGATCATCCTCACCAGTTGCAAGGTGCTGGATGCGTCCGGCAATACGTATCTAGTGCTTGACGCGATGGCATCGTGTGTGTTCACCTTCCTGCCCGTCATGCTTGCGTATACGTCCGCCAAGCAATTCAAGACCAATCCGTATATCGCGGTTGTCATCGCCTGCCTGATGCTGTATCCGGCGCTGGTGAAAGTGCAGGAAAAGGGCACCACTCTGTCCTTCTTTGGCATACCGATGTTGGGTGTCAAATATGCTTCAAGCGTGCTGCCCATCATTCTGGCGATTGGTTTGCTGCGCTTCGTGCAGCAGTGGCTTGACAAGGTCCTTCCAGAAGTGATTCGCGGATTCCTCACGCCGCTGATCTGCGTTCTGTTCGTCGGCTCGGTGACGTTGCTGCTCTTTGGGCCGTTCGGCAAAGTGGTCGGTGACGGACTCGCCGCCGGATACGAATGGGTATATGCGCTTTCGCCGATCGTCGCAGGCCTGTTGCTGGGCGCTGCCGTGCAACCGATGGTCATTTTCGGTTTCCACTGGAGCCTGATCCTTATCGGCATGAACAATCTGGCGGTTTCCGGGCGCGATACGGTACTCGCTCTGATGGGACCTCCCGTCTTTGCGCAGGCAGGGGCCGCGCTGGCCGTTATGCTCAAAAGCCATGACGCGCCGTTCAAGACGACCTGTATTTCCGCCAGTATCTCGGCTTTGTTCGGCATCACGGAACCGGCCATGTTCGGCGTGAACCTCCCTCGTAAGATGCCTCTTGCCGCTGTGTGCATCGGTGGCGGTGTGGGCGGTGCCATTGCCGGATATTCCGGAGTCCAAGCCCATGCTTTCGCGCTTCCCAGCATCGCCACGTTGCCCGTTTTCTTCGGCCACGGTTTTGTGACCTACGTTATCTCCTGCGTGGTTGCCATGGTGGTCGCCTTCCTGCTGACCCTCGTCTTCAAGTTCCCTGTGGACAACTTGGACGATGAAAATGACGAGGTTCGCTCCGAGGAAGACCGTGAGATGCTCGAAGAAAACTCACAGGCCGAAGGTGAAACCTCTGCGAATTCCGAAGTGGGTATCGCCGCTGACGTAATCGCAACGGCCAAGCCGTAA